GAACGCGTCCGTCACCTGCACGATGTCGATGTCCCACGGCTCGATTTCGCCCTCCTCGGCGAGCTGGACGAGCAGTTCGACGGGCTCGACCTTCTCGTCGTCGCCCTCCGACTCGTCGCTCGCTCCCTCGCCCTCGGCGGCGGGCTCGGCCGGCCCGTCCGTGCCGGGCGAGTCGGGTAGCGCTCCGTCGCGCTCGCTCGTCAGGTCCAGGTCGGGCACACCGCTTCCCGACTCCGGCGGCTCAGTCATCGGCGGTCACCTCCTCGTCGCGCTCGCCGTCGTCGCCGAACTGCATCCCGGTCACCGCAGAGAGGTTGTCGCCCTGCATCGTGACACCGATCGCGCGGTCGGAGCGCTCCAACAGCGCCGAGCGGTGTCCGACGACGACGAACTGCGCGTCCTCGGCCAACTCCTCGATCATCTCGCCGACGCGCTCGGCGTTGACCGCGTCGAGGAACGCGTCGATCTCGTCGAGCGCGTAGAACGGCGCGGGGTTGTGCCGCTGGATGGCGAAGATAAAGGAGAGCGCCGTCAGCGACTTCTCGCCGCCGCTCATCGCGTCGAGCCGCTGGACCGGCTTGTCCGCCGGCTGCGCCTTCATCGTCAGCCCCTCTTCGAACGGGTCCTCGGGGTTCTCCAAGAGGAGCTCGCCGCTGCCGGCAGACAGGCGCGCGAAGATGTCCTCGAACTGGTCGTTGATCGACTCGAACGTCTGCATGAACGTCCGCTTCTTCTCGGCTTCGTACCCCTCGATGCGCTCTTCGATGGCGTCGCGCTCCTCGACGAGCACGTCCCGGCGCTCCTGGAGCGTGTCTAACTTCTCCTCGACCTCGTCGTACTCGTCGATGGCGAGCATGTTGACGGGTTCGAGCGCGTCCATCTCGCCTTCTAACTCCTCGATCCGCGACTCCACCGCGTCGAGGTCCGGAATCTCGTCGGCGTCGTACTCGCCGACCTGCGACTCCAACTCGTCTATCTCCCACGCCAACCGGTCGCGGCGGTCGGTGAGATCCTCCAGATCCGACTCCGCCGCCGACACCTCCGACCGCTGCTCGTCGCGCTCGCGCGTCGCCTCGGTGATCGACTCCCTGAGGTCCTCGCGGTCGGCTTTGAGCTCCGTCAGCTCCTCTTCGAGATCGGCTATCGCCTCGCGTTTCGTCTCTAAGATCGCCTCCCGCTCCTCGATTTCGCTCTCGTAGTCCGCGATCGCTTTCTCGGCCTCCGCCTTCCGATTTTGGGCCGTCTCGACCGTGTCGTGGAGGTCGTCGACCGCGTCTTCGGCGTACCCCTTCTCGAGTTCCCGCTCGTTTTGCCGCCCGTCGAGCGTGTTCATCCGGTCTTCCAGATCCGAAATCTCGGCGCGGATCTCGTCCGCGCGCTCGGAGAGTTCCGGGATCTTCGAGTCGGCGAGCTCCGTCTCGATGTCCGTTATCTCGCCGTCGAGGTCGTCTATCTCCGCGTTCAGCGCGTCGATCTCGTCGTCGAGGTCGGTCATCTCCGTGTCGACCGACTCGCGTTCGTCTTCTAACTCGTCGAGTTCGTCTTCGAGGTCCGCGATCCGCTCTTCTGACGCGGCCAGCTCCTCGTCGGCGCGCTCGATGTCGGCCTCCAGCGAGCGGACCCGCTCCGCGGCGTCGGCCTTCCGGTCGCGAGCGTCGTCGATGTCGGCTTCGAGCGCGTCGATGTCGGACTGGAGGGCCTGCCGATCGTCTTCGAGCCCCGATATCTCGGTCGCGAGGCGCTCCAGTTTCCCGCCGCCGGACTTCGTGAAGGCGTACCGGGAGCCGCCGCCCGACCCGCCGGTCATCGCGCCCGACTTCTCGACGAGATCGCCGTCGAGGGTGACCATCCGGTAGTCGCCCATCAGGTCGCGCGCGGTCGCCATGTCCTCGACGACGAGGGTGGAGCCGAGGACGTACGAGAAGATCCCCTCGTACTCGGCGTCGTAGTCGACGAGGTTGCGCGCGAAGTCGATGACCCCCGGCATCGAGGGCGTCCGCGGGAGGCTCCGATCGTCCATCTCCGTGATCGGGAGGAACGTCGCCCGGCCCGCGTTGCGTCGCTTGAGGTAGTCGATACACGTCGAGCCGACGCCGTCGTCGTCGACGACCACGTTCGCGAGCCGACCGCCAGCCGACGTCTCGCAGGCCTCGGCGTACTCGGCCTCGACGGACCCGAGTTCGCCCACGGCGCCGTGGACGCCGTCGATCCCGCCGTTCTTCACTTCGGTCACCGCGCGCGGCCACGAGGCGTCGCCGCGCTCGTCGGCCGCCGCTTCGAGTTTGGCGTACTCGTTTTGCTTCTCGCGGAGGGTCTCTTCGACCTCCTCCAACCGCTCGCTCGCTTCGGCCTTCTCCGCGAACAGGTCGGCGACCGCGTCCTCTATCGTCTCCTCGTTTTTCCGCGCCTTGTCGAGTTCGCTGTGGAGCTCCGAGAGCCGCGCCTTCTGGTCCGGGATCGACTCGCGGGCCTCCTCCAGGTCGGCGCGCGTCTCGCTCACCGCGTTCGAGCGCCGCCGCGCCTCGTCGAGCAGCCGGTCTTTCTCGCGTTGGAGCTCGTTTTTCTCCTCGCGCAGCGACTCCATCGCCTCCTTCTTCTCCGCGAGGTCGGCTTTCAGTTCGTCGAACTCCGTGTCCGCGCCCTCGATTTCGGCCTCGACGTCGGCGAGTTCGGAGCGTTTCGTCGCGATCTCCGATTTCACCGAGGCCTTCTCGACTTTCACCTCGCGGATCTCGGCTTCGAGCTCCGCTATCGCCTCCTCTTTGCGGTCGATCTGGACGAACGCGTCGCGCCGCTCGGTCTCGGCTTCCGCGACGCGCTCCTCCGCAGCCTCGATCCGATCTTCCAGCCGCGAGATGTCGCCTTTCACCTCCTCGATCTCGGACCGGATCTCGATCTGCTCGTCTTCGCCTTTGGTCTCTATCTCGTGGTTGAGGTCGGCCAACTCCTCTTGGAGGCGCGTGAGCTTCCCCTGTCTGGTGTCGAGTTCGGCGCGGAGGTCCTCCAGTTCGACCTCGGCGTCGTCGATGTCGCCTTCGACGCCCGCGAGCGACTCGCGCTTCTCCTCGAGCTCGGAGGCCTTGAGATAGCCGCGGTACTCGGTCAACTCGTCGCGGTACTCCTGGTACTGGAGGGCGGTCTCGCGCTCGTCGGCGAGTTGGTCGAGCCGGTCCTGCTTTTCGCCGATCCGGAGGTCAGCCTCCTCGATCCGGTCTTCGACCGTCTCTAACTCCTCGTAGGCGGCTTCCTTCTTCTCGTCGAACTCCGCGACGCCCGCGATCTCGTCGATGATCCCCCGTCGCTGGTAGGGGGTCATGTTGATGATCTCGGTCACGTCGCCCTGCATCACGACGTTGTACCCCTCCGGCGTCACGCCGGCGGCCGCGAGCAGGTCTCGCACGTCCGAGAGGTTCACCGACCGCCCGTTGAGGTAGTAGTACGAGTAGTAGTTGTCCTCCGTCTCTTTCACGCGCCGCTTGATCGTTATCTCGGAGACGTCACCGACGTTGTCCGTCCCGGCGGCGGAGACGACCTGCGAGCGATCGAGCGTGCCGTCCGCGTTGGAGAGCACCACCGTCACCGACGCTTCTTTTGGGCCGTCGGACTCTTCGCCGCCGTCGTGGCCGGGGTTGTAGATCAAGTCCGTGAGCTTCTTCGCTCGGATCCCGCGGGTCCGGGCCAGCCCGAGCGCGAAGAGGACGCCGTCGATGATGTTCGACTTTCCGGAGCCGTTCGGCCCGGTCACGACCGTGAAATCGTCGTAAAAAGGGATCCTCGTCGTTCGTCCGAAGCTCTTGAACCCGTCTAACACTACTTCTGTGATGTGCATGTGTCGCGGAGGGTGGACGCTCGCGGATTACGCGACGATGATGTCGCTGTCGGACTCCTCGGTGCCCGCCTCGTCCGCCTCGTCGGCCGACTCGGCCTCGGCCGCTTCTCCTTCGGAAGCGCCGGAGTCCCCGGCCGAGGCGCCCGTCCCGGCCGTCGGGCCGTCGCCGGTTCGCTCGACGACTTCGACGTGGTCGTCGGAGTGCGTGCGGCGCTCGGTGTCGGGCGCCTCGTCGGTCTCGTCGGCCGCTGCCTCCTCCGACGCCGGCGTCGGCTGCTCGGCCGTGACGGACACCTCCTGTGCGTCCTCGACCTGTCGGACGCGCTCTTTCATCTCGACGAGCTCTTCGGTCAGCCCGTTCACCGCCGCCTGTAGCTCCGCGACCTGTCGTTCGAGGTCCTCGACACGGTTACTCATATACACACGTATGCCCACGCGGGCCGTATAAATCTGCGTCAGACATATGTGTCCACATGGCACAGATCGGTCGCGCTCCGAATATAACTGATATTTGAT
This genomic window from Halorubrum sp. PV6 contains:
- the smc gene encoding chromosome segregation protein SMC, with protein sequence MHITEVVLDGFKSFGRTTRIPFYDDFTVVTGPNGSGKSNIIDGVLFALGLARTRGIRAKKLTDLIYNPGHDGGEESDGPKEASVTVVLSNADGTLDRSQVVSAAGTDNVGDVSEITIKRRVKETEDNYYSYYYLNGRSVNLSDVRDLLAAAGVTPEGYNVVMQGDVTEIINMTPYQRRGIIDEIAGVAEFDEKKEAAYEELETVEDRIEEADLRIGEKQDRLDQLADERETALQYQEYRDELTEYRGYLKASELEEKRESLAGVEGDIDDAEVELEDLRAELDTRQGKLTRLQEELADLNHEIETKGEDEQIEIRSEIEEVKGDISRLEDRIEAAEERVAEAETERRDAFVQIDRKEEAIAELEAEIREVKVEKASVKSEIATKRSELADVEAEIEGADTEFDELKADLAEKKEAMESLREEKNELQREKDRLLDEARRRSNAVSETRADLEEARESIPDQKARLSELHSELDKARKNEETIEDAVADLFAEKAEASERLEEVEETLREKQNEYAKLEAAADERGDASWPRAVTEVKNGGIDGVHGAVGELGSVEAEYAEACETSAGGRLANVVVDDDGVGSTCIDYLKRRNAGRATFLPITEMDDRSLPRTPSMPGVIDFARNLVDYDAEYEGIFSYVLGSTLVVEDMATARDLMGDYRMVTLDGDLVEKSGAMTGGSGGGSRYAFTKSGGGKLERLATEISGLEDDRQALQSDIDALEADIDDARDRKADAAERVRSLEADIERADEELAASEERIADLEDELDELEDERESVDTEMTDLDDEIDALNAEIDDLDGEITDIETELADSKIPELSERADEIRAEISDLEDRMNTLDGRQNERELEKGYAEDAVDDLHDTVETAQNRKAEAEKAIADYESEIEEREAILETKREAIADLEEELTELKADREDLRESITEATRERDEQRSEVSAAESDLEDLTDRRDRLAWEIDELESQVGEYDADEIPDLDAVESRIEELEGEMDALEPVNMLAIDEYDEVEEKLDTLQERRDVLVEERDAIEERIEGYEAEKKRTFMQTFESINDQFEDIFARLSAGSGELLLENPEDPFEEGLTMKAQPADKPVQRLDAMSGGEKSLTALSFIFAIQRHNPAPFYALDEIDAFLDAVNAERVGEMIEELAEDAQFVVVGHRSALLERSDRAIGVTMQGDNLSAVTGMQFGDDGERDEEVTADD
- a CDS encoding bZIP transcription factor, producing the protein MSNRVEDLERQVAELQAAVNGLTEELVEMKERVRQVEDAQEVSVTAEQPTPASEEAAADETDEAPDTERRTHSDDHVEVVERTGDGPTAGTGASAGDSGASEGEAAEAESADEADEAGTEESDSDIIVA